The Candidatus Cloacimonadota bacterium nucleotide sequence ATAGGAATAAATTGAAACACCTTCTAATTGGCAACTAATAAAATAATTGCTGTTATTTTGATTAAAGAATGATAATTTGGGATAACCTGAAAAGGAATAAATATTTTTAAATGGTTCTATATAACCGGAAGGATTATTGCTTAAATCAAATAACCTAGTTCCAAAATAGTCGCGTTTAAACAAAATGTTGTTAAATATTATTCCAAATCTACCCCAACGATCTTCAATTGAAAATTTTTCTACCAGCTCAAAAGGATTAACAAATTCATAGAATTTCTCTTCAGCAATTCCGTTTCTCAATTCAGGGTCAATATGAAAATAATTACCTATTTTATTTATAACAGTACAATCAGATTCATAAGGGCTAAAATTATATAAGGTTTGTTCCAATGTCGGTTCATTTTCTTCAAATCCACTAAAAATATACAAATCTTGATATGATGATGAACTCTCTAAAGCATAGAAATAACCTTCATGAAATAATCCGGTTACTGATATTCTATATGGCAGTTCATACTCAAAGGCTATTTCCGGATTTTGAGGATCAGATAGGTCATATTTTATTATTTTATCTGTTAGCCAATAATGATGTAAATATATGCTATTAGGCTCATTATTATTTTTTAATAACGAACAAACCGATTCGATGTTTTGCTCTGATAAAAATATGGGATTATTCGGTTCTGAAATGTCGAAAATACCCAGTTTTATTTCCATCTGTCGATTAACAAAACATACACAAAGAAGCGAATTTAATTTTTGCACACTAAATATTTTACAACTATCAACTATTGTCAAAATAAGTTCCGGTTCGTAAGGATTCGATATGTCATATATCTGGATACCATCATAAGATGTTGGAACAAAGAAATAATTATCAATCAATAAACTGTCTGCAGACATATAACCACGAGGATTAGAATTCTCCAAATATGAATTTGAATAATTTAGATTTCCATTATCAATGCCAAATTTATATATTCCACCTTGCATAGTTCCCATATAGGCAAAATCATTATTTATTTTCAATGTTGGGTTTATAAACCAAATCTCAGAAAAATATTTTTGTTCTTCGGTAAAATAATAACAGGAGTGGTGAGTGGGATTATTAATATCTGAAATATCTATTGACTCTATATAATCACAACTTTGAGGAGCATAAATATAATTATCTTTTTTTGCAATACGGTCAACTCCCGAATCGGTTGCACAGTCGGAGATAAACTGCCAGTTTTCAATATCGGAGATATCCCAAAACACAAGTCCGCCGTTTG carries:
- a CDS encoding T9SS type A sorting domain-containing protein, which produces MKNKTLIILIIILSFNLNLFSIEFNYNRICDFHIGGWYLPWTISEKCSVLDSNYMYYPNRYGVDVINIDNSTGNLTRAVLKGLPGLTNDVIRKNNYIYTLSFNQSCLNHYRYYIFKIDISTPTNPVVVDSLLFENTYVIEALHYYNHTLLYQQSNPDSNIEKLIFFNEDLEEINSVQILSITYPINDTLFATGDGQSADGFNIYNISDINNIFLQTHIDLSNSPSPIHEGNIQQIDSNTIVRCSNGGLVFWDISDIENWQFISDCATDSGVDRIAKKDNYIYAPQSCDYIESIDISDINNPTHHSCYYFTEEQKYFSEIWFINPTLKINNDFAYMGTMQGGIYKFGIDNGNLNYSNSYLENSNPRGYMSADSLLIDNYFFVPTSYDGIQIYDISNPYEPELILTIVDSCKIFSVQKLNSLLCVCFVNRQMEIKLGIFDISEPNNPIFLSEQNIESVCSLLKNNNEPNSIYLHHYWLTDKIIKYDLSDPQNPEIAFEYELPYRISVTGLFHEGYFYALESSSSYQDLYIFSGFEENEPTLEQTLYNFSPYESDCTVINKIGNYFHIDPELRNGIAEEKFYEFVNPFELVEKFSIEDRWGRFGIIFNNILFKRDYFGTRLFDLSNNPSGYIEPFKNIYSFSGYPKLSFFNQNNSNYFISCQLEGVSIYSYTIENSINEEGFNSNTSTKQFPNPFTTSTTISFTTKTPIAENQQIEIFNIKGQKVKTLEATENGITEYGIRKYSATWDGKNEQGKRVAQGVYFYKVETGEKTVVKKMLLIR